From Verrucomicrobiia bacterium, the proteins below share one genomic window:
- a CDS encoding PSD1 domain-containing protein, whose product MHRRFALPGIQAAVVASVVLLNALSAAGAAPDPAAIEFFENRIRPLLADHCYECHSARATRVKGGLRLDTRAGLLSGGASGPVVAAGRPADSLLLQVLRGTAADVPAMPPKDHAAPLGEEAIAAVEEWIRLGAPDPRDDAGVAVANSEDHWAFRKPVDPPAPAPVEFDPPAMRANAIDDFIQTRLAAAGLSPMPPADRRTLLRRVTFDLTGLPPTPDETAQFLNDASPGAYERVVDRLLASPQYGERWGRRWLDVARYADSKGYVFEQERRFSHSFTYRDWVVTSLNNDLPYDQFLVEQIAGDRIATPENPWPMAAQGFLTLGRRFLDNTHDIIDDRIDVVFRGTQGLTVACARCHDHKYDPIPTADYYSIYGIFNSSHEPRVKPLLGPNPDPRQAAAYEAERNRREQELTEFRAERTAEIGQKLRERVGEYLLAAHDSLGLDWTNLEGLARVRNLDPGLVAAWKAQLEGWRSAPIPAFRPWFAFAALGTNDFAACAREVALGLASGNPEAPQNSRVAASFAAEPPESLQAVGERYGRLILEADAAWTAAQTAATEAGHTPPTALEDPAEEELRLLLYGADSPITAATRDIDRFFDTPTGQKLRGLQRKIDELDATHPGAPLRAMALLDKDKTAEPVIFKRGNPGNQGPVVPRRFLQLASEGERPAFTDGSGRLELARAIASRDNPLTARVMVNRVWQGHFGTALVGTPSDFGVRCDPPSHPDLLDHLAVWFMDHGWSLKQLHRYLLLSATYRQASDPGSEPAQHATFLRNESADPANTLYWRMNRKRSDFESLRDSLLAVSGRLDTRIGGQPVPMYEGPGSDRRTLYGFIDRQNLPGVLRAFDFAIPDSTSPMRFQTTTPQQALFLLNSPFIADRAREFARRPGVDAAPAGERIEQMYSLALQRPPSPEEKALALAFVQAEADAPPEPDPADAWSYGTGAWNAAAGRVERWRPLPTFFKDQWQWDNRLPSKDGLWTLLNRDGGHPGPSSGHAAIRRWTAPFTGRLRIESALKHSAEAGDGIRGWVVSSRTGVLGHWTVHHGRASSRLDHLEVTAGDTLDFVVEPGAGEDSDSFEWTVELSRLDPAPAGAALTWNSRRDFSGPRASNPPLDSWQAFAQVLLGSNEFVFID is encoded by the coding sequence ATGCACCGCCGATTCGCCCTCCCCGGCATCCAGGCCGCGGTCGTTGCATCCGTCGTGCTGCTGAACGCCCTGTCGGCAGCCGGTGCCGCGCCCGACCCGGCGGCCATCGAATTCTTCGAGAACCGGATCCGCCCCCTGCTGGCGGATCACTGCTACGAATGCCACAGCGCCCGCGCCACCCGGGTGAAGGGCGGGCTGCGACTCGACACCCGGGCGGGCCTCCTGAGCGGCGGCGCCTCAGGCCCGGTGGTGGCGGCAGGACGGCCGGCAGACAGCCTGCTCCTCCAGGTGTTGCGGGGCACGGCCGCAGACGTGCCGGCGATGCCGCCCAAGGATCATGCCGCGCCTCTCGGTGAGGAGGCCATCGCGGCGGTCGAGGAATGGATCCGCCTTGGAGCTCCGGATCCACGGGATGATGCGGGCGTCGCCGTCGCGAATTCGGAGGACCATTGGGCTTTCCGAAAGCCGGTGGATCCTCCGGCACCGGCCCCCGTGGAGTTCGATCCGCCAGCCATGCGGGCGAATGCCATTGACGACTTCATCCAGACCCGTCTTGCCGCCGCCGGCCTGTCGCCCATGCCACCCGCGGATCGCCGCACGCTGCTGCGCCGCGTCACCTTCGATCTGACCGGGCTCCCGCCGACCCCGGACGAGACCGCTCAATTCCTCAATGACGCGTCACCCGGGGCCTACGAGCGGGTGGTGGACAGACTCTTGGCGTCGCCGCAATACGGCGAGCGGTGGGGGCGCCGCTGGCTGGATGTGGCGCGATATGCGGACTCCAAGGGGTACGTGTTCGAGCAGGAACGACGGTTCAGTCACAGCTTCACCTACCGGGACTGGGTCGTGACGTCGCTGAACAATGACCTGCCCTACGACCAGTTCCTCGTGGAGCAGATTGCCGGCGACCGCATCGCGACCCCGGAGAACCCATGGCCGATGGCCGCACAGGGGTTCCTGACCCTGGGGCGGCGTTTTCTCGACAACACCCACGACATCATTGACGACCGCATTGATGTCGTCTTCCGCGGGACCCAGGGATTGACCGTGGCGTGTGCCCGTTGCCATGACCACAAGTACGACCCGATCCCCACGGCGGACTACTACTCCATCTACGGCATCTTCAACTCCAGCCACGAGCCGAGGGTGAAGCCCCTTCTGGGGCCAAATCCTGATCCCCGCCAGGCCGCCGCGTACGAGGCGGAACGGAACCGTCGTGAACAGGAGCTCACCGAGTTTCGTGCCGAGCGCACCGCGGAGATCGGGCAGAAACTCCGGGAACGGGTGGGGGAATACCTCCTCGCGGCCCACGATTCCCTGGGTCTGGACTGGACGAATCTCGAGGGACTGGCACGCGTGCGGAACCTCGATCCCGGTCTGGTGGCCGCGTGGAAGGCGCAGCTGGAGGGCTGGCGGAGCGCTCCGATTCCCGCCTTCCGCCCCTGGTTCGCCTTCGCGGCACTCGGCACCAATGACTTCGCCGCGTGCGCCCGCGAAGTGGCCCTCGGGCTTGCCTCTGGAAACCCGGAGGCCCCCCAGAACTCCCGCGTTGCCGCCTCGTTTGCCGCTGAACCGCCCGAGTCCCTGCAAGCGGTTGGGGAACGCTACGGACGCCTCATCCTGGAGGCCGACGCCGCATGGACCGCCGCACAGACCGCCGCCACCGAAGCCGGACACACGCCCCCGACTGCGCTCGAAGACCCTGCCGAGGAGGAATTGAGGTTGCTGCTGTACGGCGCCGATTCGCCAATCACCGCGGCCACCCGCGATATTGACCGCTTCTTTGACACGCCCACCGGCCAGAAACTGCGCGGCCTGCAACGCAAGATTGACGAGCTCGATGCGACGCATCCCGGCGCCCCGTTGCGGGCGATGGCGCTGCTGGACAAGGACAAAACCGCTGAACCCGTGATCTTCAAGCGGGGCAACCCCGGCAACCAGGGACCGGTGGTTCCGCGGCGCTTTCTGCAGCTTGCTTCCGAGGGGGAACGTCCGGCGTTCACCGACGGCAGCGGACGCCTGGAACTGGCGCGCGCGATCGCCAGCCGGGACAATCCGTTGACGGCGCGGGTGATGGTCAACCGGGTCTGGCAGGGACACTTCGGCACGGCATTGGTTGGCACCCCGAGCGACTTTGGAGTGCGCTGCGATCCCCCGTCTCATCCCGACCTGCTCGATCACCTCGCCGTGTGGTTCATGGACCACGGATGGTCGCTCAAACAACTCCACCGGTATCTCCTGTTGTCGGCCACGTACCGGCAGGCCAGCGACCCCGGATCCGAACCCGCCCAACACGCGACGTTCTTGCGGAACGAATCCGCGGATCCGGCCAACACCCTCTACTGGCGCATGAACCGGAAACGAAGTGATTTCGAATCCCTGCGCGACAGCCTGCTGGCGGTCAGCGGCCGGCTCGACACCCGGATCGGCGGCCAACCGGTGCCCATGTATGAGGGGCCCGGATCAGACCGCCGTACCCTCTATGGCTTCATTGATCGGCAGAACCTTCCCGGGGTGCTGCGCGCATTTGACTTCGCCATTCCCGACAGCACGTCGCCGATGCGGTTCCAGACCACAACGCCCCAGCAGGCGCTTTTCCTGCTCAACAGCCCATTCATCGCCGACCGCGCCCGCGAGTTCGCCCGCCGTCCCGGGGTGGACGCCGCCCCTGCCGGGGAGCGCATCGAGCAGATGTACTCCCTGGCCTTGCAGCGACCGCCGTCTCCCGAGGAGAAGGCGCTGGCGCTGGCCTTTGTTCAGGCGGAGGCGGATGCCCCACCGGAGCCGGATCCCGCCGATGCCTGGAGCTACGGCACGGGCGCATGGAATGCGGCAGCGGGACGCGTCGAGCGATGGCGTCCGCTCCCGACATTTTTCAAGGACCAATGGCAGTGGGACAATCGCCTGCCCTCGAAAGACGGCTTGTGGACCCTGCTGAATCGCGACGGCGGACATCCCGGCCCTTCGTCCGGGCACGCCGCCATCCGGCGTTGGACCGCACCCTTCACCGGCCGTCTGCGCATTGAGAGCGCCCTCAAACATTCCGCTGAAGCCGGCGACGGAATCCGCGGCTGGGTCGTTTCCAGCAGGACGGGCGTGCTGGGCCATTGGACCGTGCACCACGGCAGGGCGTCCAGCCGTCTGGACCATCTCGAGGTGACCGCAGGGGACACATTGGATTTCGTGGTCGAACCGGGTGCGGGAGAAGATTCGGACAGCTTTGAGTGGACGGTCGAATTGAGCCGGCTCGATCCCGCACCCGCGGGGGCTGCACTGACCTGGAACAGCCGTCGAGATTTTTCCGGACCGAGGGCCTCAAATCCTCCGCTCGACTCCTGGCAGGCCTTTGCCCAGGTGCTGCTGGGCTCCAACGAATTCGTATTCATTGACTGA
- a CDS encoding Gfo/Idh/MocA family oxidoreductase → MLNIGILGTGFMTVQHLKAYQSVAGARVAALCNPSGRHLDGDFSGVAGNVGDADPLKLDMTQVRPFRDPAALLADPDIQAVDICTPTHTHVDLALAALAAGKHVLLEKPMARTHADARRIADAAIAAATRGVFLMPAMCIRFWPEYAWVRERIQSGEHGRVLDARFRRVACAPGWGRSHFLQGGTSGGALLDLHIHDVDFIQYCFGRPRAVMASGYSRVSGATDHVVALYQYPGGPTVSAEGSWAMADGFPFHMGFTVNFERATVDYDPGRGPEALRVASEGAVRPVILTAPDGYTGELQHFVEAVSAGRAPDRVTAQDAAMAIELCEAEEASIAKGAPVALRDARLPAV, encoded by the coding sequence ATGTTGAATATCGGCATCCTCGGCACCGGGTTCATGACGGTGCAGCACCTCAAGGCCTACCAGTCCGTTGCCGGCGCCCGGGTCGCGGCGTTGTGCAATCCCAGCGGACGTCATCTGGACGGCGACTTCTCCGGCGTGGCCGGCAACGTCGGGGACGCGGACCCGCTGAAGCTGGACATGACGCAGGTGCGTCCCTTTCGCGACCCGGCCGCGCTCCTCGCCGATCCCGACATCCAGGCGGTGGATATCTGCACGCCCACCCACACCCACGTGGACCTCGCGCTGGCGGCCCTGGCGGCGGGCAAGCATGTGCTCCTGGAGAAGCCCATGGCCCGCACACACGCCGACGCACGGCGCATTGCGGACGCCGCAATCGCAGCCGCAACGCGGGGGGTGTTCCTGATGCCGGCCATGTGCATCCGGTTCTGGCCTGAGTACGCCTGGGTGCGGGAGCGGATCCAGAGCGGTGAGCACGGCCGGGTTCTGGATGCACGGTTCCGCAGGGTGGCATGCGCCCCGGGCTGGGGACGGTCCCACTTCCTCCAGGGCGGCACTTCCGGAGGCGCCTTGCTCGACCTCCACATCCACGACGTGGACTTCATCCAGTACTGTTTCGGCCGCCCGCGCGCCGTTATGGCGTCCGGATACAGCCGGGTCAGTGGTGCCACGGACCATGTGGTCGCGTTGTACCAATATCCGGGGGGACCCACGGTGAGCGCGGAGGGCAGTTGGGCCATGGCCGACGGCTTTCCATTCCACATGGGGTTCACCGTCAACTTTGAGCGTGCCACGGTGGATTACGATCCCGGGCGTGGTCCCGAGGCGCTTCGGGTCGCCTCGGAGGGGGCCGTGCGCCCGGTGATTCTGACCGCACCGGACGGCTACACCGGCGAGTTGCAACACTTCGTGGAGGCGGTCAGCGCGGGCCGGGCACCGGACCGCGTGACCGCGCAGGACGCCGCAATGGCGATCGAGCTGTGCGAGGCCGAGGAGGCGTCCATCGCCAAAGGGGCGCCGGTGGCGCTTCGGGATGCCAGGCTGCCGGCCGTTTGA
- the trxB gene encoding thioredoxin-disulfide reductase has product MENVVIIGTGCAGLTAAIYTARANLRPLVLTGVMPGGLLTTTSIVENFPGFPDGVDGVELMTRMQAQAEKFGARVQFGTLEAADLAASPLRLTVDGEVVETRTLIIASGAGHRHLDVPGEHELEKKGVTYCATCDGALPMFRNQPLVVVGGGDSACEEANYLTRFSAEVLLVHRRDTLRASKIMADRTLSNPKIKPVWDSVVTAVEDAAAGKVTGVRLKHLKTGAESLLPCAGVFVAIGHLPNTQLFRGQLELDAAGYFVRGHGAATGVPGVFVAGDCADSVYRQAVTAAGMGCAAAIEAERYLAGLCA; this is encoded by the coding sequence ATGGAGAACGTCGTCATCATCGGCACCGGCTGCGCCGGGTTGACCGCCGCCATCTACACCGCCCGCGCAAATCTGCGCCCGCTGGTGCTGACCGGCGTGATGCCGGGCGGGCTGCTGACAACGACCAGCATCGTGGAGAATTTCCCGGGTTTCCCGGACGGCGTGGACGGCGTCGAGTTGATGACCCGGATGCAGGCGCAGGCGGAAAAGTTCGGCGCACGCGTGCAATTCGGGACCCTCGAGGCGGCCGACCTTGCGGCCTCCCCGCTCCGGCTCACCGTGGACGGGGAGGTCGTGGAAACCCGCACCCTGATCATCGCCAGCGGGGCCGGGCACCGGCACCTCGACGTTCCGGGCGAGCACGAGCTGGAGAAGAAGGGCGTGACCTATTGCGCCACCTGCGACGGGGCCTTGCCGATGTTCCGAAACCAGCCGCTGGTGGTGGTCGGCGGGGGCGACTCGGCCTGCGAGGAGGCCAATTACCTCACGCGCTTCAGCGCCGAGGTGCTCCTCGTCCATCGCCGTGACACGCTGCGCGCGTCGAAGATCATGGCCGACCGCACCCTCTCGAATCCGAAGATCAAGCCGGTGTGGGACTCCGTGGTCACGGCGGTGGAAGACGCCGCCGCCGGCAAGGTGACCGGAGTGCGGCTGAAACATCTGAAGACCGGCGCCGAGTCCCTGCTCCCCTGTGCCGGCGTGTTCGTCGCGATCGGCCACCTGCCCAACACGCAGCTCTTCCGGGGGCAGCTGGAACTGGACGCCGCGGGCTATTTCGTTCGCGGCCACGGCGCGGCCACAGGCGTTCCGGGGGTGTTTGTCGCCGGCGATTGCGCCGACTCGGTTTACCGGCAGGCAGTCACCGCGGCCGGCATGGGATGCGCCGCCGCCATCGAGGCCGAACGTTACCTCGCCGGCCTGTGCGCCTGA
- a CDS encoding CotH kinase family protein — protein sequence MPFPRPKLPKSGWKRWLAVSGLAAGGFFLCILLLGLSLWGAFQVPAFQGWFMARMVEWTPPATPEETPGQPGVVPVYAGPLDDARELTSAAALYRLTNVWNIHLRFDADGWEGIQHQRVPTGGRWMNPDGSMTLRNPNASRNGLSGVVGIDFPWSEGTVEFGGVVFTNVGIRFKGNGTYLGSVRSYRKPFKLDLNRNVKGASLAGRSTFNLANLAADFTCLSDTLAYEVFREAGVPAPRTAFARVFLSIKGLEEERLLGPYLLVENPDAAWAREQFGASGVALFKPVTLDLFADLGTNWADYEGIYDPKTRTTPAQQERVMELARFVSSAPDDAFADRVGDYVDLDAFARFLATEVLLSNYDGILSNGQNFLFHLDPRSNRIGFIPWDLDHAWGEFPFIATADDRERASIWRPWVGRNRFLERMLSVEEVRIRYREALGRLLDTVFEPDRLCRRVDEVAPAIRPLIVEWSPMRLERFDAAVSGTFGTEPRDGRNPMDPGRPVWQLKRFIQARAANVREQLEGRTDGVVLTRQPPGRNQ from the coding sequence ATGCCATTTCCACGCCCCAAGTTGCCCAAATCCGGATGGAAACGCTGGCTGGCGGTTTCGGGGCTTGCAGCGGGCGGGTTCTTCCTCTGCATCCTGCTGCTCGGACTGTCCCTCTGGGGTGCCTTCCAAGTCCCCGCGTTTCAGGGGTGGTTCATGGCGCGGATGGTCGAATGGACCCCGCCCGCCACGCCCGAGGAGACTCCGGGCCAACCGGGGGTCGTCCCGGTTTACGCTGGACCGCTGGATGATGCCCGTGAGCTGACCTCGGCGGCGGCGTTGTACCGTCTGACCAATGTGTGGAACATCCATTTGAGGTTTGATGCGGACGGATGGGAGGGCATCCAGCACCAGCGGGTGCCGACGGGAGGACGCTGGATGAATCCCGACGGCTCGATGACGTTGCGGAATCCGAACGCGTCGCGGAACGGTCTGTCGGGGGTGGTGGGCATTGATTTCCCCTGGTCGGAGGGGACGGTGGAGTTTGGCGGCGTGGTATTCACGAACGTCGGGATCCGGTTCAAGGGCAACGGCACTTACCTGGGCTCGGTGCGAAGCTACCGAAAGCCCTTCAAACTGGACCTCAACCGAAATGTGAAGGGGGCCTCCCTGGCGGGCCGCTCCACATTCAACCTCGCGAACCTCGCGGCGGACTTCACCTGCCTGAGCGACACACTCGCCTACGAGGTGTTTCGCGAGGCCGGGGTTCCGGCGCCGCGAACCGCGTTCGCCAGGGTCTTCCTCAGCATCAAAGGCCTGGAGGAGGAACGTCTGCTCGGGCCGTACCTCTTGGTGGAGAACCCCGATGCCGCCTGGGCCCGGGAGCAGTTCGGTGCTTCTGGCGTGGCGCTCTTCAAGCCGGTCACTCTGGACCTTTTCGCCGATCTGGGCACCAACTGGGCGGACTATGAAGGCATCTACGATCCGAAGACCAGGACGACGCCGGCCCAGCAGGAGCGCGTCATGGAGCTGGCCCGCTTCGTATCGTCAGCCCCGGACGATGCCTTTGCCGATCGGGTGGGTGACTACGTGGATCTCGACGCCTTCGCCCGGTTCCTCGCCACGGAGGTGCTGCTGTCCAACTACGATGGCATCCTTTCGAACGGCCAGAACTTCCTGTTCCATCTGGATCCACGCTCCAACCGGATCGGGTTCATCCCCTGGGATCTTGACCATGCCTGGGGCGAATTCCCCTTCATTGCCACCGCCGATGATCGGGAGCGGGCCTCCATCTGGCGTCCGTGGGTGGGACGGAATCGTTTCCTGGAGCGGATGCTCTCCGTCGAGGAGGTCCGGATTCGGTATCGTGAGGCCTTGGGCAGGCTGCTGGACACCGTGTTTGAGCCGGACCGGTTGTGCCGGCGGGTGGACGAGGTCGCCCCGGCAATTCGGCCCCTCATCGTGGAGTGGTCGCCGATGCGTCTTGAGCGGTTTGACGCCGCCGTTTCTGGGACCTTTGGGACGGAGCCGCGTGATGGCCGGAACCCGATGGACCCGGGGCGTCCGGTGTGGCAGCTGAAGCGGTTCATTCAGGCCCGTGCCGCGAATGTTCGAGAACAACTGGAGGGCAGGACGGACGGCGTGGTGTTGACCCGCCAGCCCCCCGGGCGAAATCAGTAG
- the purD gene encoding phosphoribosylamine--glycine ligase produces MKVLVLGSGGREHALVWKLARSPRITRLQVAPGNAGTSEERLEASGDPVENVPISAEDLPALLDWARRHKPDFTVVGPDNPLALGVVDLFRDAGFRIWGPTREAARFEASKAFSQEFMERHGIPTARAGTFTDAAAARRFCASLGGRCAVKADGLALGKGVLLTTDLAAAEQAVDDILVRGVFGAAGARIVIQERLEGREVSLHALTDGRCYRLFPSSQDHKRIHDGDQGPNTGGMGTYSPAPFLADDALAAAGREVLAPWLRGCMRDGIEFQGLIYPGIMLTAAGPRVIEFNARFGDPETQVYLPRMQNDLLELLEACVDGTLDRHTLRWSSRSSVCVVAASAGYPGSSVKGLPIQGLETVHGLPDVKVFHAGTTMREEAVVTNGGRVLGVTAWAGTLATARNKAYEALDRIQFEGMQFRRDIAAQALTSAEFQS; encoded by the coding sequence ATGAAGGTCCTGGTCCTTGGCTCCGGCGGACGCGAGCACGCCCTGGTTTGGAAGCTCGCCCGCTCGCCCCGCATCACCCGGCTCCAGGTGGCACCCGGCAACGCGGGCACCTCAGAGGAGCGTCTGGAGGCATCCGGCGATCCCGTGGAGAACGTGCCGATCAGCGCCGAGGACCTGCCCGCCCTCCTCGATTGGGCCCGGCGACACAAACCGGACTTCACCGTCGTCGGTCCCGACAACCCCCTTGCGCTTGGGGTGGTGGACCTGTTCCGTGACGCCGGATTCCGCATCTGGGGCCCCACACGGGAGGCGGCCCGGTTTGAAGCGTCCAAGGCGTTCTCACAGGAGTTCATGGAGCGTCACGGCATCCCCACCGCACGCGCCGGCACCTTCACCGACGCGGCCGCTGCCCGCCGCTTCTGCGCCAGCCTCGGCGGCCGATGCGCCGTCAAGGCCGACGGCCTCGCTCTTGGCAAAGGCGTCCTGCTGACGACGGACCTCGCCGCGGCAGAGCAGGCCGTGGATGACATCCTCGTGCGCGGCGTGTTCGGTGCCGCGGGTGCCCGCATTGTGATCCAGGAACGGCTTGAGGGGCGGGAAGTCTCCCTGCACGCGCTCACCGACGGCCGCTGCTACCGGCTTTTTCCCTCCTCCCAGGACCACAAGCGGATCCACGACGGGGATCAGGGCCCGAACACCGGCGGGATGGGCACCTATTCGCCGGCGCCCTTCCTGGCCGACGACGCCCTGGCCGCGGCAGGCCGTGAAGTTCTGGCCCCCTGGCTGCGGGGGTGCATGCGCGACGGCATCGAATTCCAGGGGCTCATTTACCCCGGCATCATGCTGACCGCCGCTGGTCCCCGGGTCATTGAGTTCAACGCACGGTTTGGAGATCCCGAGACGCAGGTCTACCTCCCGCGGATGCAGAATGATCTGTTGGAACTGTTGGAAGCCTGCGTGGACGGCACGCTGGACCGCCACACCCTCCGCTGGTCGTCCCGTTCGAGCGTCTGCGTGGTCGCCGCCAGCGCCGGGTACCCGGGATCTTCGGTCAAAGGGCTTCCCATCCAGGGACTGGAAACCGTGCATGGACTTCCCGACGTGAAGGTGTTCCATGCCGGCACGACGATGCGTGAGGAGGCCGTGGTCACCAATGGAGGCCGTGTGCTGGGGGTCACCGCCTGGGCCGGCACGCTCGCCACGGCGCGGAATAAAGCCTACGAAGCGCTGGACAGGATCCAGTTTGAAGGCATGCAATTTCGGCGTGACATTGCCGCCCAAGCGTTGACCTCCGCTGAATTCCAGTCATGA
- a CDS encoding PQQ-dependent sugar dehydrogenase, with protein sequence MNGRVAFAQAGRVRVRMLAHCLAAISFALVGAEFPRSLDPELQIERLAGAPELVTPVGCTVDATGRIFVLESHTHFPPQDYSGPASDRIRVVVPGAPGPPLVAAEGIRWGMHLAMGPEGTLYVTHRNGVLRYRLEGDAVRALDRTVILTMETRGDYPHNGIGGIAFGPDGWLYLGTGENLGLPYAIVGSDQRRVAVRAGAGGVVVRCRADGSGLEGFARGFWNAFGMTFDRHERLFVVDNDPDSRPPCRLLDVIRGGNYGFQFRHGRDGLSPLIAWDGELPGTLGMVAGTGEAPSSILDAAATRFPARYDGALFVTATWDHRIEVFRPVPVGATLRSDREPLVVGGATFRPVSLAAAPDGSLVFTDWVKSDYPVHGAGALWRLSARTPSATPPRSLPPPSEPERMRRSFEQADPVRARELLEQALGDPDPFVRATAIHRLSSLPEARLDASWAGGSPRERTGLLLAARGSLELAGPMGQRRDREKAWIGRGLRDEDPEVRTAALVWAIEEDLGDVGAGAPEVLQVAGLTPLLAELHAVAVAKFQAMSHAAETAAVTDAVVQVWAIPSRPSPEQIARSVARVRACQTPLFLRLNAVMDLAGTDDPDAVNALQALVRNAVEPAQLRAEAILSLTGTHHDHVTALKELLDDPEEVVAVEVARALAGWLQVPGVRPALQAAATSGRDRVAALASVALGTPPAHPEDVEGWIRLLDAAPGDPERGSRVFRSATVACARCHRVQGRGGLLGPDLSTIRRGSDREKLLWSLLEPSRDIAPQFAEHRVETVGGEQYSGRLVSQDPDGTLVLMGGDGGRTRIPGRLVAAHLAGSLSLMPEGLTAALTVDEVRDLMAYLENLR encoded by the coding sequence ATGAACGGTCGCGTCGCATTCGCGCAGGCCGGGCGGGTCCGGGTCCGGATGCTTGCCCATTGCCTCGCCGCGATCTCCTTCGCGTTGGTGGGCGCCGAATTCCCGCGCAGCCTGGACCCCGAACTCCAGATCGAGCGCCTCGCCGGTGCCCCGGAGCTGGTCACACCGGTCGGGTGCACGGTGGACGCCACCGGGCGGATCTTCGTCCTCGAATCCCACACCCATTTCCCGCCACAGGACTATTCCGGTCCTGCCTCCGATCGCATCCGGGTCGTGGTTCCCGGGGCTCCCGGCCCGCCCCTGGTGGCCGCAGAGGGAATCCGCTGGGGCATGCACCTGGCGATGGGTCCGGAGGGCACCCTGTACGTGACGCATCGAAACGGCGTGCTCCGATATCGCCTGGAGGGGGATGCGGTCCGCGCCTTGGATCGCACCGTGATCCTCACGATGGAGACCCGGGGCGACTACCCACACAATGGCATCGGCGGCATCGCCTTCGGCCCCGATGGCTGGCTCTACCTGGGGACCGGGGAAAATCTCGGACTGCCCTACGCGATCGTCGGATCCGACCAGCGGCGGGTCGCCGTCCGGGCGGGCGCTGGCGGGGTGGTCGTGCGTTGTCGGGCGGACGGCTCAGGTCTTGAGGGTTTCGCCCGGGGGTTTTGGAACGCCTTCGGCATGACGTTCGACCGCCACGAGCGGCTCTTTGTGGTGGATAATGATCCGGATTCCCGTCCTCCGTGTCGTCTGCTCGACGTGATCCGTGGGGGAAATTACGGATTCCAGTTTCGGCATGGACGCGACGGGCTGAGTCCGCTGATTGCATGGGACGGGGAGCTTCCCGGGACCCTGGGCATGGTGGCGGGGACGGGCGAGGCCCCGAGTTCGATCCTGGATGCCGCCGCAACGCGGTTTCCCGCCCGGTATGACGGGGCGTTGTTCGTCACCGCCACATGGGACCATCGCATCGAGGTGTTTCGTCCGGTCCCGGTGGGCGCAACGCTCCGATCGGACCGCGAACCGCTGGTGGTGGGAGGGGCGACGTTTCGTCCGGTCAGTCTGGCGGCGGCGCCAGATGGCTCCCTGGTGTTCACCGATTGGGTCAAGTCTGACTATCCGGTCCACGGTGCGGGCGCCTTGTGGCGGCTTTCCGCGCGCACACCTTCTGCGACGCCTCCCCGGTCCCTGCCGCCGCCCTCCGAACCAGAGCGGATGCGTCGCTCCTTCGAGCAGGCCGATCCTGTCCGCGCACGGGAATTGCTGGAGCAAGCCCTTGGGGATCCCGACCCATTTGTTCGCGCGACCGCAATCCACCGACTTTCGTCCCTCCCTGAAGCCCGCCTGGATGCGTCCTGGGCCGGTGGCTCTCCCCGGGAGCGCACCGGGCTGCTGCTGGCCGCGCGCGGGTCGCTCGAACTGGCGGGACCGATGGGGCAACGCCGGGACCGGGAGAAGGCCTGGATTGGCCGGGGATTGCGGGATGAGGATCCCGAGGTTCGGACGGCGGCGCTGGTGTGGGCCATTGAGGAGGACCTCGGTGATGTGGGCGCCGGGGCTCCGGAAGTGCTTCAGGTGGCCGGTCTGACGCCACTGCTGGCGGAGTTGCATGCGGTCGCCGTGGCGAAGTTCCAGGCGATGAGTCATGCCGCAGAGACGGCGGCGGTGACCGATGCGGTCGTCCAGGTATGGGCCATTCCCAGCCGGCCTTCGCCGGAGCAGATCGCCCGGTCGGTGGCCAGGGTCCGCGCTTGTCAGACGCCATTGTTCCTGCGGTTGAATGCGGTGATGGATCTTGCGGGAACCGACGACCCGGATGCGGTGAACGCCCTGCAGGCCCTCGTCCGGAACGCGGTGGAGCCGGCCCAATTGCGCGCCGAGGCGATTCTGTCGCTGACCGGGACTCATCACGATCACGTGACGGCATTGAAGGAGTTGCTCGACGACCCGGAGGAGGTCGTGGCTGTGGAAGTGGCCCGGGCGCTGGCCGGTTGGCTGCAGGTGCCCGGTGTGCGACCTGCCTTGCAGGCGGCCGCAACATCGGGCCGCGACCGTGTGGCGGCATTGGCGTCGGTGGCCCTCGGGACGCCGCCGGCTCATCCGGAGGACGTGGAGGGCTGGATCCGGTTGCTGGACGCGGCTCCGGGGGATCCGGAGCGGGGATCTCGCGTCTTTCGGTCCGCGACCGTGGCCTGCGCGCGCTGCCACCGTGTTCAGGGACGTGGCGGGTTGCTCGGACCTGATCTCTCCACAATTCGCCGCGGGTCCGATCGTGAAAAGCTCTTGTGGTCCCTTCTCGAACCGTCGCGGGACATCGCCCCTCAGTTTGCGGAGCACCGGGTGGAGACCGTTGGTGGGGAGCAGTACTCCGGGCGGTTGGTGTCGCAGGATCCGGATGGCACGTTGGTGCTCATGGGTGGCGACGGAGGGCGGACGCGCATCCCGGGCCGATTGGTGGCGGCCCACCTGGCGGGAAGCCTCTCCCTGATGCCCGAGGGGTTGACGGCCGCGTTGACGGTGGACGAGGTCCGGGACCTGATGGCCTACCTTGAGAACCTCCGGTGA